A single genomic interval of Nostoc commune NIES-4072 harbors:
- a CDS encoding type I polyketide synthase, whose amino-acid sequence MNNNLENPQSLSPTKRALLALKEMQAKLEANERAQSEPIAIIGIGCRFPGGGNNPEAYWQMLRNGVDGITEIPSDRWDIDAYYDPNPDALGKMYIRKAGILEQVDQFDPQFFGISPREAVNMDPQQRLLLEVSWEALEYAGIVPDKLIGSQTGVFVGVMNLDYFQMVTSPDLINAHTATGNAFSVTSGRLSYTLGLQGPSMAIDTACSSSLVAVHLACQSLRTRECNLALVAGVNLILTPTVAINECRAKMLAPDGRCKTFDASADGFGRGEGCGVVILKRLSDAIADGDNILALIRGSAVNQDGRSGGLTVPNGPSQQAVIRTALANAGVAPNQVSYVEAHGTGTSLGDPIELRALGAVLAQGRSPDHPLIVGSAKTNIGHLEAAAGVAGLIKLVLALQHQEIPPHLHLHNPNPYIPWAELPIKISTELTPWSSPNGSRIAGLSSFGFSGTNAHLVVEEAPTRQQKPKEVERPLHLLTLSAKTEGGLQELASKFYTALKADPDLNLADVCFSANTGRSLFPNRLAVIAENSDQICEQLAAFSSGNHPSGVLSGQPQDTRRPKIAFLFTGQGSQYVNMGRQLYDTQPTFRQALERCDAILRPYLPKPLLSVIYPAAGENSPLDQTLYTQPALFALEYALYELWRSWGIEPNAVMGHSVGEYVAACVAGVFSLEDGLKLIALRSGLMQALPPGGEMVAVFASEEQVIAAITPYTQQVALAKPAVGIAAVNAPQNIVISGEGVALQAVLKELEAEGIVTRPLTVSHAFHSPLMEPMLAEFEQKAAAVIYAAPRIDLISNVTGQLVQPAEIGQASYWRRHLRQTVRFAAGMQTLQALGYELFVEIGPSPILIGMGRQCFPEGTGVWLSSLRRGQDDWQQLLQSLASLYVQGVKVDWSSFDHNYQPRRVPLPTYPFQRKRYWVESQVPKQPEVQILSNKNVEDPIHNLLQSGDNQQLARKLEIVEQLPAAQVQSILESMQLAKLSQRIVELSPDRYELLKQLLLQQQHLILDYLSDSLYEVQWQPQERLIPPISVNQTGKWLIFADRGGVGQALAELLRSRGEKYVMIYPGKAYEILEAGHRKINPANPQHCQRLLQETLGNNGLSCRGILHLWSLDAAMSDQITPSSLEKAQLLGCGSVLHLVQELVKQDSSVLPRLWLVTCGTQAVETKPASVAVAQAPLWGLGRAIALEHSEVWGGLIDLDPNISGDQQAVSLFTEIWQPDGEDQLTLRGEKRYVARLVRSNKLPSKPVQLQADGTYLITGGLGSLGLKVAQWLVEQGARNLLLIGRRGLCDRATWATLPKDTEIGEQVQAIQALEKMGANVVVAQADVSNQAQMSAVFEQLHNTQIPLKGIVHAAGIAEYQLLQDIALKILESTLRPKVAGGWILHQLSLGMNLDFFVCFSSIASVWGSKGQAHYAAGNNFLDALAHYRQALGVPALSINWGPWAGGGMALEETQILLKRMGLEPWQPEEGIAILAQLLGTNIIQTAAAKVDWNIFKPVYEIKGQRSLLKQIGTQLQEQGEVQPALRPQFLEQLNALPANKRQSFLIAHLQSQVAEVLGLEPSHLVDVQQGFLELGMDSLMAVDLKNRLEFSLGQSLSSTLVFNYPNIQVLANHLATYILSLEPSTQQELQKDPKELSQASVELEQFSEDELASLLDAELAALVN is encoded by the coding sequence ATGAATAATAATTTAGAAAACCCCCAATCTCTATCTCCAACAAAACGTGCGCTCTTGGCCTTGAAAGAAATGCAAGCCAAGCTAGAAGCAAACGAGCGTGCCCAGTCAGAGCCGATTGCCATTATTGGCATAGGCTGCCGATTTCCGGGCGGCGGCAATAATCCAGAAGCATATTGGCAGATGTTGCGTAATGGAGTAGACGGGATTACAGAGATCCCATCGGATCGATGGGATATTGATGCTTACTATGACCCAAATCCTGATGCCTTAGGAAAAATGTATATCAGGAAAGCTGGAATTTTAGAGCAGGTAGACCAGTTTGACCCGCAGTTCTTTGGGATTTCTCCTCGGGAAGCAGTAAATATGGACCCCCAACAGAGGTTACTCTTAGAGGTTAGCTGGGAAGCTCTTGAGTATGCAGGCATTGTGCCAGACAAGTTAATTGGTAGTCAAACTGGCGTGTTTGTTGGAGTGATGAATCTGGATTATTTTCAGATGGTTACTAGTCCAGATTTGATTAATGCCCATACTGCCACAGGTAATGCCTTTAGTGTTACTTCTGGCCGATTATCTTATACCCTTGGTCTACAGGGGCCAAGCATGGCAATAGATACAGCTTGCTCATCCTCATTAGTGGCGGTACATCTGGCTTGCCAAAGCTTACGGACTAGAGAGTGTAATTTAGCTCTCGTAGCTGGGGTAAATTTGATCTTAACGCCAACGGTGGCTATTAATGAATGCCGGGCAAAAATGCTAGCTCCCGATGGTCGTTGCAAGACATTTGATGCTAGTGCCGATGGCTTTGGGCGCGGAGAGGGCTGCGGGGTCGTGATTCTCAAACGCCTAAGTGATGCGATCGCTGATGGTGATAATATTTTAGCCCTAATTCGGGGGTCGGCGGTCAACCAAGATGGTCGTAGCGGCGGTTTGACGGTTCCCAATGGCCCATCTCAGCAAGCAGTTATTCGCACAGCTTTAGCTAACGCTGGGGTAGCGCCCAATCAGGTGAGTTACGTTGAAGCCCACGGCACAGGCACATCTTTAGGAGACCCCATTGAATTGCGGGCCTTAGGAGCAGTACTAGCTCAAGGACGCTCTCCAGACCATCCTTTGATAGTTGGTTCAGCTAAAACCAATATAGGACACTTGGAAGCAGCAGCTGGAGTGGCGGGTTTAATTAAGTTAGTGCTAGCTCTACAACATCAAGAAATACCACCTCATCTACACTTACATAACCCTAATCCTTATATACCTTGGGCAGAACTGCCAATCAAAATTTCCACAGAACTCACTCCCTGGTCTTCGCCCAACGGATCGCGCATCGCGGGTCTAAGTTCCTTCGGTTTTAGTGGCACTAATGCTCATTTGGTGGTTGAAGAAGCGCCAACCCGTCAGCAAAAGCCAAAGGAAGTAGAACGCCCCCTCCATCTGCTAACTCTCTCGGCAAAAACTGAAGGCGGATTACAGGAGTTAGCCAGTAAATTTTACACCGCACTCAAAGCCGATCCCGATCTCAACTTAGCTGATGTCTGCTTTAGTGCCAATACAGGTCGCTCCCTGTTTCCTAATCGCCTAGCAGTAATAGCTGAAAATTCAGATCAGATATGCGAACAGCTAGCAGCCTTCAGCAGTGGTAATCATCCATCGGGAGTATTGAGTGGGCAACCTCAAGACACTCGTCGGCCGAAGATTGCTTTTTTGTTCACCGGACAAGGTTCCCAATATGTAAATATGGGACGCCAACTCTATGATACCCAGCCGACTTTCCGCCAAGCCCTAGAACGCTGCGATGCTATATTGCGCCCTTATCTGCCAAAACCCCTATTATCTGTAATTTATCCCGCAGCAGGTGAGAATTCCCCCCTTGACCAAACACTTTACACCCAACCAGCTTTATTTGCTTTGGAATATGCTCTGTATGAGTTATGGCGTTCTTGGGGGATTGAACCGAATGCTGTGATGGGCCACAGTGTCGGCGAATATGTAGCAGCTTGTGTAGCTGGGGTGTTTAGCTTGGAAGATGGGTTGAAGTTGATTGCCCTTCGCTCTGGTTTGATGCAAGCATTACCACCAGGGGGTGAGATGGTGGCGGTGTTTGCCTCAGAAGAACAGGTAATCGCTGCGATTACTCCCTATACTCAGCAAGTAGCGTTGGCAAAGCCCGCCGTAGGCATCGCGGCGGTTAATGCCCCACAAAATATAGTCATTTCCGGTGAAGGGGTGGCTTTACAGGCGGTGTTAAAGGAATTAGAAGCCGAAGGAATAGTGACTCGTCCCTTAACAGTGTCCCATGCCTTTCATTCTCCTCTGATGGAGCCGATGCTAGCGGAGTTTGAGCAGAAAGCAGCAGCAGTAATCTATGCCGCTCCCCGGATAGACTTAATTTCTAATGTGACTGGACAACTGGTGCAGCCAGCAGAAATAGGTCAAGCCAGTTATTGGCGTCGTCATCTGCGGCAGACGGTGCGATTTGCCGCAGGGATGCAAACACTCCAAGCCCTTGGGTATGAACTGTTTGTGGAAATCGGCCCAAGTCCTATACTCATCGGGATGGGGCGGCAATGTTTCCCAGAAGGAACTGGGGTTTGGTTATCAAGCTTGCGCCGTGGACAAGACGATTGGCAGCAGTTGCTCCAGAGTTTAGCCTCGCTCTATGTCCAAGGCGTGAAGGTGGACTGGTCTAGCTTTGACCACAATTATCAGCCCAGGCGCGTCCCTCTGCCTACCTATCCCTTCCAAAGAAAGCGTTATTGGGTTGAGAGCCAAGTACCTAAGCAGCCAGAAGTACAAATTCTATCAAACAAAAATGTTGAAGACCCGATTCACAATCTTTTACAATCTGGAGATAACCAACAACTAGCTCGGAAATTAGAAATAGTTGAACAACTGCCAGCAGCGCAAGTGCAATCCATCTTGGAGAGTATGCAGCTTGCAAAACTTTCTCAACGTATTGTCGAGCTTTCTCCAGACAGATATGAGCTACTTAAACAGTTGCTCTTACAACAGCAGCACTTGATTCTGGATTATCTGAGTGATTCATTATACGAGGTACAGTGGCAACCCCAAGAGCGTTTGATACCGCCTATTTCCGTTAACCAGACGGGCAAATGGTTGATATTCGCAGATCGAGGTGGCGTGGGACAAGCGCTAGCAGAACTGCTGCGATCGCGCGGTGAAAAATATGTGATGATTTATCCTGGCAAAGCCTATGAAATTTTAGAAGCTGGACATCGGAAAATCAACCCAGCAAATCCTCAACACTGTCAACGACTATTGCAGGAAACTCTCGGAAATAATGGTCTATCATGTCGTGGAATACTGCATCTGTGGAGTTTAGATGCAGCAATGTCGGACCAAATTACACCATCTTCTTTAGAGAAGGCGCAACTACTGGGCTGTGGCAGTGTGCTGCATCTTGTTCAGGAACTGGTAAAACAGGATAGCTCAGTATTACCCCGGTTGTGGTTAGTAACTTGTGGAACTCAAGCCGTAGAAACAAAACCTGCTTCTGTAGCAGTAGCTCAAGCACCTTTGTGGGGACTGGGGCGGGCGATTGCGCTGGAGCATTCTGAAGTTTGGGGAGGGTTAATAGATTTAGATCCTAATATCTCTGGCGATCAGCAAGCTGTTTCTCTATTCACAGAAATTTGGCAGCCTGATGGCGAGGATCAACTCACCTTACGCGGGGAAAAACGCTATGTTGCTCGTTTGGTGCGTAGCAATAAACTGCCATCTAAACCTGTACAATTGCAAGCTGATGGTACTTACTTAATTACTGGCGGCTTAGGCAGTTTAGGGCTGAAAGTTGCCCAGTGGCTGGTAGAACAAGGGGCGCGAAACTTGTTGCTAATAGGGCGTCGCGGTCTTTGCGATCGCGCTACATGGGCAACTTTACCAAAGGATACCGAAATCGGGGAACAGGTGCAGGCGATTCAAGCCTTAGAAAAGATGGGTGCTAATGTCGTCGTCGCTCAGGCTGATGTCAGCAACCAAGCTCAAATGTCTGCGGTCTTTGAACAGTTACACAATACTCAAATTCCTTTAAAAGGAATTGTTCATGCTGCTGGGATAGCTGAGTATCAACTATTACAAGACATTGCTCTAAAGATTCTTGAATCCACTCTGCGGCCGAAGGTAGCGGGTGGGTGGATTTTACATCAACTTAGTTTGGGGATGAATTTAGATTTCTTCGTCTGTTTCTCCTCAATTGCTTCAGTGTGGGGTTCTAAAGGACAAGCACATTACGCTGCTGGCAATAACTTTCTTGATGCCCTTGCCCATTATCGCCAAGCTTTGGGAGTACCAGCTTTAAGTATAAATTGGGGCCCTTGGGCAGGCGGTGGGATGGCTTTGGAAGAAACCCAAATCTTATTGAAGCGGATGGGGTTAGAACCTTGGCAACCAGAAGAAGGGATTGCAATCTTAGCGCAGCTTTTGGGTACAAACATTATCCAAACAGCAGCAGCTAAGGTTGACTGGAATATCTTCAAACCAGTTTATGAAATCAAGGGACAGCGATCGCTACTCAAACAAATTGGCACACAGCTACAAGAACAAGGTGAAGTGCAGCCAGCATTGCGCCCACAGTTTTTAGAGCAATTAAACGCTCTACCAGCCAACAAACGTCAAAGTTTCTTAATTGCTCATCTGCAAAGCCAAGTTGCTGAGGTTTTAGGACTAGAACCATCGCATCTAGTAGACGTACAACAGGGCTTTCTCGAACTAGGCATGGATTCCTTGATGGCTGTGGACTTGAAGAATCGCCTTGAATTCAGTTTGGGACAATCCTTAAGTTCAACACTAGTTTTTAACTATCCAAATATTCAGGTTTTAGCTAATCACTTGGCTACCTACATTCTTTCCCTAGAGCCATCGACACAACAGGAGTTACAAAAAGATCCCAAAGAATTGTCTCAAGCTTCAGTAGAGCTAGAACAATTTTCTGAAGACGAATTGGCTTCATTACTAGACGCAGAATTAGCCGCCTTGGTTAATTAA